One stretch of Lacimicrobium alkaliphilum DNA includes these proteins:
- a CDS encoding response regulator transcription factor yields the protein MRLLLVEDDEQLARALQQALRQEGFAVDHLTSGKQALLAIETASADLAILDLGLPDMDGIEVLKRARQQKQRIPILVLTARDSTSDKITGLDLGADDYLAKPFEMDELLARIRVITRRLGTAAQATISIGSVCVDTRAHQVTLDGRVITLSRREYMLLRVLMENAGRIQSREQLEGKLYEWGDEVASNAVEVHVHHLRKKLPENFIKTIRGVGYTVNPV from the coding sequence ATGCGTCTGTTATTGGTCGAAGACGATGAACAGTTAGCCAGGGCTTTGCAGCAGGCCTTGCGTCAGGAAGGTTTTGCTGTTGACCATTTAACCAGTGGTAAACAGGCATTGCTGGCCATTGAAACCGCCAGTGCCGATCTGGCCATCCTCGATCTAGGTTTGCCGGATATGGATGGGATTGAGGTGTTGAAACGGGCCCGTCAGCAGAAACAGCGGATACCAATTCTGGTACTGACTGCCCGTGACAGTACTTCAGATAAGATCACCGGGCTGGATCTGGGTGCCGATGATTATCTGGCCAAACCCTTTGAAATGGATGAGTTACTGGCAAGAATTCGGGTGATCACCAGAAGACTGGGTACTGCTGCTCAGGCCACCATCAGTATTGGCAGTGTGTGTGTCGACACTCGCGCCCATCAGGTGACACTCGATGGCCGTGTCATTACCTTATCCCGCCGCGAATATATGCTGCTCAGGGTACTGATGGAAAATGCCGGACGTATTCAGTCCAGGGAGCAGTTAGAAGGAAAACTCTATGAATGGGGAGACGAAGTTGCCAGCAATGCTGTGGAAGTGCATGTTCATCACCTGCGCAAGAAACTGCCGGAGAATT